The genomic segment CCAGATGCATTGCTGGATTCCTAAGGAAATTTTACATCAAGAAGGACCGTTAgctacaaaacacaaaacaaaacaaactgctttCTGGATGCTGATGGCTAGCAAAGTAACTTAGCAATGCTAGTTTAGCTAACACTGCAACCCGTACACCAGGCTATACAATAAACTCACCAAGTGCTTTGGTGATTGTGGAGACTGCAGCCACTAAAATTGCACTACTGCTGAAAGACCGCCAAAATGGCTCTTCTGATGTTTTCAGTTAAATCGCCAGATATGCTCGTGGGAAATAACTGAAGCAACATATGGCGGTTAGAAGTAACCGTTAGGGGACCACAGTCACATGTCCTCGCCACTACAGGCACACTTTAGAGCAGGTTTTCATAAAGCGTTTATTTTGGTATTTCCTCTGACCAGCAGAATAGATGTGCATATTAGCTAAACATTTAGacttaacatttagatttaaatataaaaagttacaaatattgttgtaaatgttgtaaaaattgactcaaaaaaacatgtttttataagGTTTGGAGCTATAAGCTGTAAACATAGAAAAATGCTGAAGTTAATTTTAGTATATAACCCCATGCATTTGAAACCATGTTTGATTTATTAAATTGCTTGATTCACAATGAAAATACTCATCTTTCTGATGATCATGTATTCAACTATTATTTTCAGCAATGAACCTTTTATTCTATATATTAGACCACACAGACACTTTTTTCCACCCTTTTCAGACAAGTAAATGGAGAAGGTTTTAATTATCTGTAAacctttaataatttattaaataaacaACTTCCAGGGGAGGACTTTAAGAACAGTCCGCCCACAAAAATGAGGAATGTCGGGAAATTTGGCTTAATCTTTATCTCTTTAACCTTATTTATGTAGAACTGAGAAGCAATTTATCCAACATCCAGGAAGTTTCATTTCCCTGTGTAAGAGTTCCAAGGAAACCTGGAATTATGCCAGGCAGAAAGCCAGCAGGTACAAACAAGTACATTAAGGGCgtgttcttgttcttcttgtctgcaaaaacagacatttaagACACCGTTGAATTAAAGGAAGCCaaaaaggaaagagagagagaagcaaacATGGCTTTAACACAGTTGTTGTtacctctgttttttttctgctgtattTCTGCTGCGAACACTTCAGGTAAGTTTGAAAACACTGTGATGTCTTGAATTGGTTGGTCTCTACTCATAAAATCCAAATAAATTACTTGTTGTTATCTGTGTTAGAACAAATACAAGCCTaattcaaaaaaatgttttagtcaaTGCAATAATTTTCAATAGAAATCATGACATAACCTAAAAAAGTGTACTATTTCAagaaaaatgttacattttaaaatggacAAAACGGTTCTGTGGTGAGACAATTTACCATttcaaaatctttttaaaaaaaacaaaatactgcATCCTCCAGACAAgagttatatttttatattttctaatgattttttaaaagatttcattTAAACGTTTTTGTTTAATGTCAGTTAGTGTCGAGAGGGGGATTAATTTTGTTTTAGGCTTGTTATCAGCTctcagttcaaaagcctgcaAGTATAGTCTTGCACTGATGGCTATGGCACTggcagcttgcacatctggaagGGAACATTAGTGTTGAAAGGTATACACAAGTTTTAGATCAGATTATATTCACCATATGTTCAGAAATTCAAACTTTGATATGCATTtccttttaaaatatatttgagaTAATGTTCTTGGGTCTGTCACATTTGTGCACACGTAAAGGTCAGACTGAGTTGTTGTGACCAAACCGCAGCATCCGAAGACTAGCCTCATCAATGTTATtttgggtggatggatggatggatggatggatggatggataagcTTTATTTATTGGTTGCAGTTGCCTGCAACTGAGATGACAGACTTTTAATTGGCAAACCATCCCAGTTGCTGAGTTTTGTGCAAGTTTTAGGGCAAAACTAGACAAGAGAAGATGTGACTTTGGATGTGTTTTAGTtcttttgtttgaaaaggaAAGTCAACGGACAAACAGATTTAAAACTGCGTCTGTTTCTGACCTTTAAACTCTGAGAAAATGTTACCATTATAGTTTTATACCCAGCTAACAacctttcatttctgttttttagaATACACTGACAagtctattttgtttttaaaacaggaGCATCTGGAGCATCTCCAGCAGTTTTTAACgttgatgataatgataattcACCAAATAATTCATCAAATAAAACATCTTTCGGACTTTCAGAAGAGGCACTGAAGTTTCTAAATGGCACTGTGTCCACCATCCTTTTACCTTTCTTCTACACGCTGGTCTGTTTCATTAGTGTGCCAATTAACATCTGTGCCGTGATTGTCTTTGCCCGGGGGATCCGTCCCAAGAAGCCAGCTGCAATCTATATGGTGAACCTGGCCTTAGCCGATCTGCTCTTTGCACTGATGCTCCCCTTCAAGATCTCCTACCACTTTGAAGGCAACAACTGGAAATTTGGCCCTTCCATGTGCAGCGTGGTCACAGCTGCCTTTTACTGGAACATGTACTGTTCTGTTCTTCTCATAGCTTGCATCAGTGTGGACCGTCTGCTTGCTGTAGTTTACCCTATGGCCTCTCTTACTTGGAGGAGCCCACAGGCTGCAATCATAGCCTGCATAATCATGTGGATGTTATCCTTCGCTGGCTCAGTTCCCCTTTTTACCATCAGCCAGACTTTTAACGTCAGTGAGTTGAACATCATCACCTGCCATGATGTCCACTCCACAGATAAGATCATCTGGTTAAAGAAGTACTTCCTCACCATCTGCTGTGTCCTCTTCTTCCTACCTCTGCTCATCACAGTGGTGTCCTACGCTCAGATAATCTGGTCATTGAGCAGAGTCCAACATGATGTTCCAGGAACATcacagaggagaagaagagcagTGGTGATGACTTTGACTGTGCTTGTGatatttttgctgtgtttcatgCCTACAAACTGTCTGCTGCTTGCACACTACCTGCAGTTTAACACAGAGAAGAGCCAGGAGGCACCCGATAGGTCTTACGCACTCTatgtggtgtttctgtgtttgggaAGTCTGAACTGCCTCCTGGATCCCCTGCTCTACTACTTTGGATCCTCCCAGTGCCAGAAACGACTATCTAACTTGGTCAAGTGTAAGAGCAttacacagagcagagatatCACTCAGTCATCAGATTCTTCTAGGAGATTCTGGAGGTCTGGAATAAACACCTCAGTTACCAGAGCGAGCTCTTTTCAATCAAGCCTCAGAAGCCAAAAGAAGAAATTACTACTCCTCTGAGCTGATATTTTAAATGACTCTTAGCGGTTAAAATTATGAAATAACATCGGTGATTTGTCATGAAATTTAAGTAGCTATAAACATGAGCACGTAGCTAGCAGGAGGGTTTAGAATTCTGGGCATATCTTTTTTCATGATCAGAATGAACTGAATACTTTCCACGGCCATCtcaacagaaacagctttaaatCTTTGTTTCATAGACACACATGATCAGTCACAGATGCCAAAAGGGACACTGACACCAATCCTCAATAGGAGAACTCATGATGGTTCAGGAGCAGTCAGTCTTACTCAGGTGAGATGTGTTTTTATGTCTTCAATAAAttctaattgtatcttttaagatgtgaatatttatttttaattttctagaCCAGTTAGTGCAGATTAAGTAAAAAACCTCTGGCATATGTTAAAAACAGATCCAAATCTAGGATATATAATAAAAGATTTTTCCACTGCATACAAAAATAAGCCTCAACCATCTTACCTCATAGTTTCATTTGCTAATTTAGATCTGAATTATATTTATCATTATATCTACATTTAAACATATATTttcctttcttgttttttctctgtggcaAATGTATGCCAGTGCTGTGGGGAAGTGGGGGTAATGATGAATAAGGTAAATCAACAGTGTTGAGCTGGGGTAGGGATTAAAATGTATGTACGtacttcttctttttccatTTTGGACTTGTATGGATATTGTTTTATATCActaagtttttcttttgtttgagtACAAATGTGCATATATGTGTACACATATGTATGTGCAGGTATCTGTGTAActgtatgcatatatatatattggtttgtttcttttatatgttcgaAATAAAGGGTTATCATCATCAAATGCAGTAATATTAAAGTGTCACCAATCAAGTTTAGAATCAGATAAATATGTGGGATCTATACCATTCATAATAAACCGTTTCTAATCAGaggtttcttgttttgttttgtcaccACATGTGGGgttacctgctgtggtgacccgtTTTAATCAGGAAGTAAAATATAACCGCGAAAGCAGATGTCAGAGCAATTCCTAATATCTCTATACTTCATTTTATGGATGATACTGTGTGGATGTAAACTCGCCTGTGCACATGACATCACCAAGCCTGGTAATGAAAAAAACTGTAGCAGTCTGCTTCCTAATTGTGGGATCGCTGGGATTCATCATCCCCACTGTTGTGTGCATCATACGCTATCTCTCTTCACACACAGGATTTTCCAGTTTAGAACAATCATGCTTGCTAAAGACTTCCTGGAATGCTCCTTAGAGTGCATGTTGAATTTAGgttgtatgtttgtttatttagagTATTGTTTTTCACTAGATTAACAGTGTTCCAAAGAAACCTGGGACCAGGCCTGAAACAGCAGGTACTAACAGGTAGGTTTAGGGTGTGTTCTTCAAGGCTGGAACTGTTAacagacatttcagacactgttgGCTTTAAGGaagccaaaaaagaaaatataaaattgatatataaataaaatttaatttaatttaattgtcatcaaacacaacatgacttttcttttcttccaaatttttctcattttaaacatttgatagcTGTTCAATGTGAATAAActatgggtttatgagatttgcaaaatgacataattctaatgttatttacattttatagtgggtcataatttttatattttccttttaGAATTGTGGATATATATTTTAACAGTTATTTTTAATCTAGTGTTGTGGTTTCAGTTCCCTGTGGATGATTTTTAGCATTACGATCAATGTTTCAGGCTAAAATGTGTCAGAGAGAAATGAAAAGACACCCCAGTGTTGTGCCTCAAAATAACCCATCTGGCTCAGTCAACAGTACCAAACCCAGTGATACTAATTTATCAATGACAAGATGAGATAAAAGATAGCCTTCATTAGCCCAAGACATGGCGAAGTTGTTACAACAGCAAAGTAGACAGAAATAAATTGATGCAACTTACCTAACAACAATAATATATTgcaaaaatagaagaaaatatacAGTATACGGGGTAGAAGATATataatttaaatatatgtacataaacattaaatgtgtttttgtgtatatGATACAATGATATGGTTTACTAGTAGCAGTAAAACAGACTGTGTCACAGTGCAGTGGTTGGCTGTTATTAGCAGCAGGTATTGTGTACTGCACACTAAGATATGTACAGACcacagtgtgtgcatgtgtggcaTGTTTTCACATCTGTACATTCACTGCTCGGTGCAGCAgcctgtcactgaaggagctgctcagtgttgTCCGGGTGATCTGTCTGGGGATGGGAGGTGTTCTCCAGCAGGGATGACAGTTTGACCACCATTCCCCTATAACTGGCTACCTCCACTGGGTCAAGAGGGTGTGTCCAGTCAAGTCATGTGAACACCTAGGTTCAGTGGTGTAGGTGGAAGATGTTTGTGCCTGCAAAAGTCCACCACTAGCTCTTTGGATTTCCCATTGCTGATCTGGAGGCAGTTCCACTGGCACCAGTTGACAAAGCTTTCGATCAGTTCCTTGTACTCCCTTCTCTCCCCTCTGAcgattaattcaattcaattcaattcaattcaattttatttatatagcgccaaatcacaacaaaagtcgcctcaaggcgctttatattgtacagtagatagcacaataataaatacagagaaaaacccaacaatcatatgaccccctatgagcaagcactttggcgacagtgggaaggaaaaactcccttttaacaggaagaaacctccggcagaaccaggctcagggaggggcggccatctgctgcgaccggttggggtgaaagaaggaaaacaggatgaaagacatgctgtggaagagagacagagattaataacagatatgattcgatgcagagaggtctattaacacatagtgagtgagaaaggtgactggaagggaaaaactcaatgcatcatgggaatccccggcagcctacgtctattgcagcataactaagggaggactcagggtcacctggtccagccctaactatatgctttagcaaaaaggaaagttttaagccaaCAACTGCTGAGTCATCAAAGAACTTTTGAAGGAAGTGGCTATCAGAGGTCTTGTGGCGTATATCGTGAATAGAAATGGAGCCAGGTCTGTTCCCTGTGGAGTGCCTGCTGCAGACTACTCTACTACTCTATTAGACACGCAGTCAGGATCCTTACATACTGAGGGCGGTTGGTAAGGTAAGTCCAGGATCCATGTGGTGAGGTGCACTCCAGCTTGTCTTTCAAATTTATGTCTACGATAGGGTTGAAAGCactagaaaaaaaacccaaaacataatTTCGagctctcaaaatgtaaaaaaaaatgtttgagaaTCTCAGAgaatttttcaaatatttatctgaTAGTGCAGCATCAGATACACTAAAGGCTAGCCTCTCCACTGTGCGACTTTGTGCAGTCGATTGGACTTGTAAACgctcaggaagtcctaaaagtGAATACTGTCTCCTTCTTGCAGCCTATTCCAGCTGCCAAGGTAAGGTAAACCCTGGGCAAGTCACCATTCTGTTCTAGGGCAACCATTTTAAGTGTTTATAAAACAAGacatagaaataaaaaagaaacacaaagggACACTAACACCAACCCAAAAACTCATACTGGTTCAGGAGCAGTCTTGCCCAGGTTATAAGCTTTACTTCTGTTTTCAGTAAATTCTACTTTTATCTTTTATGATGTGAATATTTCTTCCTAGTTATCTAGACCAGTTGgtgcagtaacagtaacagaagctttttgttttttctcacagGTCTATTATGCTGCATGTGTCAATTTTCCTTCAGAATGCATGTTGAATTAATcgtctgtttgtttatttagaatattgtttttcactgttccaaaaaaacctggaaacagGCCATCCAGGAAGATATTACTAAATCAGCAGGTACAACAGGTAGGTTTAGGGTCTGTTTTCTCAAGGTTGTTAACAGACATTTCACACACTGTTGGTTTTAAGGAGAACAAGAAGGAACAGTTTAAGGGAAGGGTTTACAGATTTAAGCACAGAAAAGTCAAACTGAGTTGTTTTGGATAGTGAAGCATCAAATAAACAGAAGGCTAGCCTCGTCACAATTCACTTGTTGAGTTTTGTATGATTAGATggacaaaataaaataggaaaaacTGTAGGTTTGGACTTTTTCAAATTCCTTCTAGCTCTCATATAAACTATTatctgcagtttatttgttaTGATTTTGAgaatacactgttaaaaaaaatctgcagctctgctgagaATCCATGAGTACCAGGTCATTTGAAATGCTGCGCTCAATGTCCAAACTAAGTTACcttcttttctgtttaaactgttgaaaaaaatgaactgtaacattaaataaatatgacttCTTAACTCACATACGAAAGGGATATGAATGAGCACACTGACACGCAGCTGTCGCACTCTTGAACCCTAATGCAATTACAACCAGTCAACACAGAATCAACCAAGGCAAAAGTGTTACTACTCATTTCTTTTTGCATTCCCACTGCGTATTCCCTACAGTAACACGGTCAAAAcaacaattaaaacaacaatGAAGTTATGTTATGAGACAAATTTCTCATCTACCACACATACCAACTTTTTACCATTTACAATAAAGACAGCATGAACTGTGTACTAACAATTTAGGGGCTGTAATTTATTAATATAGTTGTATTAAATTAACTTATACAAGGTTCAGTTATCtttgcacacaaaaaagcaGGTCGAAATGTCAACAAAAGAGccactttttactttcttactttgagtacatttcataGATTGTACATTTCCACTTTTACttcagtaaagaagttgaatcagtacttaGACTTTTATCAGAGTACATTTTAACATAAGTATTTATAAGTACATAAGTATTTAGACCtcagaatgtctgtactttttcacttttagaacttagaaatacaaacaaacagggaCACCAGAAGTCAGAAGTATCTTCCCTACTTATATTTTGATGGTATGCATATTTATATACAGTTATCTAGCTCAGTTAGTGCAGTTCCAGGTTACCCACTGACCCTAAAGACAGAGCTGGCCCAGTTCATGCCTCCCCCAAATGACAGATGCTTTTGGTTGCTGCATGtgaagtgaagtgaaaaccTTTGCACTTGAGGATGTTAATACTGTAGTAGAGCCAAATGTAGAACATATAAACAAAATGTGCGCTTTCTGTGTAAAAACATACTAGTTTGTAAGTAAAGCTTTAGACATTACATTCatttgaaaacatttatttgtttcCGGGGTTTAACCAAGGAAGGACTGAGAAGCAGTGACACATCTTTGCTGATAAGTTTTTGTATATTGTCCTCTGCTGGCAACCTTGCATTACAGTTTTTTTCAGTCGCTAACAAGCGTTTGTCCAAACAGTTGTCACATTTGCAAAACTCTAAACACAATTAGCACAGCATCGGTCTGTTGTGGCCATACCATTCACACATTTCATGTCGTGTTCACCCAATATGCAGTCAGTGAACACATTTCCACAATGCTTACATTTTCTTAACAGACAAGCTATACCTCCCAACAAAATTATGGACTGTTTTTGTAGTATTTACGAATGTTAACACACAACATCCCACAATAGCAAAAACAATATTCCAAACCTTAGATACAGTATAAAAACCTCTGCTTCTGCAATGATATCAGTACAAAAACAATatcaatatcaaaaatatatctCAGCtgataataaacaaacaattgAATAATTGACACACAGCTGATTTATGTTGGGTAAATTGGGCCAACCACAGCTTATTCCATTCTGGCTTAGACTCAGTGGGGTTTATAAGGCAAGACTTTGAGGAGTGATGTttttggaaacaaaaaaaagacaaacactgcaATGTCTGGTCGAGGAAGAGTAAGAGCAAGGGGCCCAGGGAGAAGAGCAGGCCCAAGGAGAGGGCAAGGTAGAGGTGTAAGAATGCGTGGTGGTGGCATTCCAAGGGCTGCAAGAACAGTAGTCAGTGATGAAATTCGTGCCACTATCATtgaccatgtaatcaaccatggTCTTTCACTAAGAGAGGCTGGTGAAAGAGTGCAGCCCAATTTGAGGCGGTCAACGGTTGCCTCCATTATACGCATCTTTCAACAAACCAACAGGTAAGTATTGCATTTTACATGGATTGTTTCTATTCTCACTTGACATGTCAACGTCTTCCACCCTCTGGGGGAAGAGGAAAGCTCCTCAGTAATGATCAAGAGCTTGCCATTGTAGAAATGGTTGCTGCAAATAATGCAATAAAACTGCGTGAAATTCAAACTAGAATTGTGGCGGACCATGAGATATTTGACAATATCGATAGAATCAGCCTCACAACCATTACGCGgacattgtccaaacacagagtgcGGATGAAGCAGCTCTACACTGTTCCCTTTGAGAGGAACAGTGAAAGGGTCAAGGAGCTACGACGACAATATGTCCAGGTATAGTGTATATTCAATCCAATGTCCAGTTCTATAAGCTTTGCACTTTGCAAGTAGGTAACCTACACAATACTAGGTTACAGTACAGTATGGTATACAGTAATAACATGACTTACATAAACTTTGTTTCAGAGAGTTATGGAATTGGAGGCCAACCAGGCCCCTCATGAATTCATATACATCGATGAGGCAGGATTCAATCTGGCCAAAAGGCGTCGACGTGGACGAAATGTAATTGGAAAAAGGGCCACAGTTGATGTGCCAGGACAGAGAGGGGCAAACATTACCATGTGTGCAGCAATTGCAAATGCAGGATTACTCCTTCACAGATGTCAGGTTGGACCCTATAATACAGAGCGCTTGCTTGCCTTTCTCAATGATCTCCACCAGCGCCTGGTTCCAGAGCAGGGTCAGGAGGGTGAAAACATGAGGACCTTTGTAATTACCTGGGACAATGTGGCTTTCCATCACTCGCAAGCAATAACAACATGGTTTAAAGTCCACCCAAGACTGGTAAGTCTCTTCCTTCCACCCTATTCACCTTTCCTCAACCCCATAGAGGAGTTCTTTTCTGCATGGAGGTGGAAGGTTTATGACCATCAGCCACATGACCAGATGTCCCTCCTTGAAGCAATGGATGCTGGCTCCAGGGACATCACAGTTGACGATTGCCAAGGGTGGATCCGACATACCAGGCGGTTTTATCCCAGGTGCATCGACTTGGATAACATCAGATGGGATGTTGATGAAAACATGTGGCCTAACCCTGAAGATCGCAGAGATTAGATGCaaattttttgcctttttttagcCCCCTCCCCCCTTTTTATCTTggctttttgctgttgtttttttgttcagaATGCTCTTGTGTGTTTCATGGATATTTTGTTCACTGTAAGCAATACTGTAAAACTTTCTCTGTCCTATCATACCGTGTTTCTACTGTACCTCCTGTAGTGAacagtaaagaaacaaaaacttgtTTGCTTTTTACTGGAATGCTTTTGAATGTGAACATTACTGTACATGTGGACATACAGTTACCAACCAAGACATTTCTGGTGTCAAAATGGTGGATTGCATGTTTCGCATGCAAATACCTGTAAAACTGAAACATAAAAGTCTATGCAGTTTTTGTAATGTCAATAATAGCCAGTATTTTGAAACCTGGTGTACTTTGATTGACTGCATGTACCTTGTGAAGTGAAAACAAGTGTTATTCTTTGAC from the Oreochromis niloticus isolate F11D_XX linkage group LG7, O_niloticus_UMD_NMBU, whole genome shotgun sequence genome contains:
- the LOC100695510 gene encoding proteinase-activated receptor 1-like isoform X1, with the protein product MALTQLLLPLFFFCCISAANTSGASGASPAVFNVDDNDNSPNNSSNKTSFGLSEEALKFLNGTVSTILLPFFYTLVCFISVPINICAVIVFARGIRPKKPAAIYMVNLALADLLFALMLPFKISYHFEGNNWKFGPSMCSVVTAAFYWNMYCSVLLIACISVDRLLAVVYPMASLTWRSPQAAIIACIIMWMLSFAGSVPLFTISQTFNVSELNIITCHDVHSTDKIIWLKKYFLTICCVLFFLPLLITVVSYAQIIWSLSRVQHDVPGTSQRRRRAVVMTLTVLVIFLLCFMPTNCLLLAHYLQFNTEKSQEAPDRSYALYVVFLCLGSLNCLLDPLLYYFGSSQCQKRLSNLVKCKSITQSRDITQSSDSSRRFWRSGINTSVTRASSFQSSLRSQKKKLLLL
- the LOC100695510 gene encoding proteinase-activated receptor 1-like isoform X3, which gives rise to MALTQLLLPLFFFCCISAANTSGASGASPAVFNVDDNDNSPNNSSNKTSFGLSEEALKFLNGTVSTILLPFFYTLVCFISVPINICAVIVFARGIRPKKPAAIYMVNLALADLLFALMLPFKISYHFEGNNWKFGPSMCSVVTAAFYWNMYCSVLLIACISVDRLLAVVYPMASLTWRSPQAAIIACIIMWMLSFAGSVPLFTISQTFNVSELNITTCHDVHSTDKIIWLKKYFLTICCIFFFLPLLITVVSYTRAICSLSRDQHDVPETSHGKRRAVVMTFTVLVIVLLCFMPTNCLLLAHYLQLNTEKSQGAPDGSYALYLVFLCLGSLNCLLDPLLYYFGSSQFRKQLSNMLKRKNDSITHSPSYL
- the LOC109202744 gene encoding uncharacterized protein LOC109202744, whose translation is MDCFYSHLTCQRLPPSGGRGKLLSNDQELAIVEMVAANNAIKLREIQTRIVADHEIFDNIDRISLTTITRTLSKHRVRMKQLYTVPFERNSERVKELRRQYVQRVMELEANQAPHEFIYIDEAGFNLAKRRRRGRNVIGKRATVDVPGQRGANITMCAAIANAGLLLHRCQVGPYNTERLLAFLNDLHQRLVPEQGQEGENMRTFVITWDNVAFHHSQAITTWFKVHPRLVSLFLPPYSPFLNPIEEFFSAWRWKVYDHQPHDQMSLLEAMDAGSRDITVDDCQGWIRHTRRFYPRCIDLDNIRWDVDENMWPNPEDRRD